From a region of the Gossypium raimondii isolate GPD5lz chromosome 10, ASM2569854v1, whole genome shotgun sequence genome:
- the LOC105777634 gene encoding uncharacterized protein LOC105777634, which yields MVLDGIVSSPLRRSASTRRQSSRDEFGSWSTLVERHRFLLTALGLLAFLCTIYLYFAVTLGATDTCSGLKGTEKATCNLQHVSSTLSHGKLKFL from the coding sequence ATGGTTCTGGACGGAATTGTATCATCTCCCCTTCGAAGGTCAGCATCAACGAGGAGGCAATCCTCGAGAGATGAATTCGGTAGCTGGTCAACACTTGTTGAGAGGCATAGGTTCCTCTTAACAGCATTGGGATTGTTGGCATTCCTCTGTACTATCTACCTTTATTTTGCTGTTACTTTAGGAGCCACGGATACATGTTCTGGGTTGAAAGGAACAGAGAAAGCAACATGCAATCTGCAGCATGTAAGCTCCACTCTCTCCCATGGGAAACTCAAATTCCTGTGA
- the LOC105777633 gene encoding histone H4: protein MSGRGKGGKGLGKGGAKRHRKVLRDNIQGITKPAIRRLARRGGVKRISGLIYEETRGVLKIFLENVIRDAVTYTEHARRKTVTAMDVVYALKRQGRTLYGFGG from the coding sequence ATGTCAGGTCGTGGGAAGGGAGGCAAAGGATTGGGAAAGGGAGGTGCGAAGAGACACAGGAAAGTACTAAGAGACAACATTCAAGGGATCACGAAGCCGGCCATTCGGAGGTTGGCTCGAAGAGGTGGAGTGAAGAGGATTAGCGGTCTCATTTACGAGGAAACGCGTGGCGTTCTCAAGATTTTCCTTGAAAATGTGATCCGCGATGCCGTCACTTACACTGAGCACGCTAGGAGGAAGACGGTTACTGCAATGGATGTAGTTTATGCTCTGAAAAGACAGGGCCGAACTCTTTACGGCTTTGGAGGCTAa